The proteins below come from a single Perca flavescens isolate YP-PL-M2 chromosome 8, PFLA_1.0, whole genome shotgun sequence genomic window:
- the agk gene encoding acylglycerol kinase, mitochondrial: protein MARVVKGFRTLRNHWKKSTFAVCVLSYGGHWLYGKHCDSVLRREACLVAREFGRQQIAPQERLRKATVILNPAACSGKANNLFEKNAVPILHLAGVEITIVKTDYEGQAKKLTELMEQTDMLIVAGGDGTLQEVVTGLLRRPDQDTVCNTPIGFIPLGSHNSLSPSLHLLSDNKVKDITSATLSILKGETVPLDVLQIKGEKEQPVFALMGLRWGAFRDVAATISKYWYLGPLKTKAAHWFSTLREWPLVRDVSVSYLDPSLRPPDLPSQKPPRPNLLYRIIRRLKNRWNPPVEEPPKVEEPEQWKEEQLSTLELFIQTHNKNPVERRINDSLIICAEPDNLTVGEYITVGNKKEEDPTVFTKDSTKLEASACRLQLPEGAAGFYNIDNEAYEAMPVEIRLLPRKLRFFISAERREQLLFQTQ, encoded by the exons ATGGCTCGCGTTGTTAAAGGGTTCCGGACTCTGCGGAATCACTGGAAGAAGTCCACATTTGCTGTGTGCGTCCTGTCTTACGGGGGACACTGGCTGTATGGTAAACACTg CGACAGTGTTTTGCGAAGGGAGGCTTGTCTAGTGGCCAGG GAATTTGGACGTCAACAGATAGCACCACAGGAGCGGCTGAGGAAAGCAACAGTGATCTTGAACCCTGCAGCTTGTAGTGG GAAAGCCAACAACCTGTTTGAAAAGAATGCTGTTCCTATTTTACACCTGGCTGGTGTGGAGATTACAATAGTAAAG ACAGATTACGAAGGCCAGGCAAAAAAACTAACGGAGCTCATGGAACAGACCGACATGCTGATCGTGGCCGGAGGGGACGGCACCTTGCAGGAAGTCGTCACAGGTTTACTGCGAAGGCCAGATCAA GACACAGTCTGTAACACACCAATTGGATTCATTCCACTGGGCTCCCACAACTCCCTGAGTCcaagtcttcacctcctcagtGACAACAAGGTCAA AGACATTACATCAGCAACACTGTCCATTCTGAAGGGAGAAACTGTACCTCTGGATGTGCTACAAATCAAA gggGAAAAGGAGCAGCCGGTATTCGCTCTGATGGGACTACGTTGGGGTGCTTTTAGAGATGTGGCTGCAACGATCAGCAA ATATTGGTACCTTGGACCACTGAAGACAAAAGCAGCACATTGGTTTAGTACTCTACGG GAGTGGCCCCTGGTCCGGGACGTCTCAGTGTCCTACCTGGATCCCAGCCTCCGGCCCCCTGACCTGCCATCTCAGAAGCCCCCCAGACCCAACCTGCTCTACCGCATCATCCGCAGGCTGAAAAACCGCTGGAACCCTCCTGTCGAAG AGCCTCCAAAAGTGGAAGAACCAGAGCAGTGGAAGGAGGAGCAGCTGTCGACGTTGGAGCTGTTTATTCAAACGCACAACAAGAACCCAGTCGAGAGG CGCATAAATGACTCCCTGATTATCTGTGCGGAACCGGACAATTTGACCGTGGGCGAGTACATCACTGTCGG aaataaaaaagaagaggaCCCCACTGTGTTCACCAAAGACTCCACAAAACTGGAAGCCAGTGCTTGCCGGCTGCAGCTGCCAGAG GGCGCCGCCGGCTTCTACAACATCGACAACGAGGCGTATGAAGCCATGCCTGTAGAGATCAGGCTGCTGCCGAGAAAACTCCGCTTCTTCATCAGCGCAGAGCGCAGAGAGCAGCTCCTCTTCCAGACGCAGTGA
- the dennd11 gene encoding DENN domain-containing protein 11 yields the protein MVKQSDRAPLLDWEEIPPPYPNQAAPPPPPPAPPREEDAAAEKSWQPAGRRTPTGTAAGTGWSTAATTITCSPTTKSVTAVVASRNGSPGRPRTELSGHRWDRPEPLIGTDRNVPFPGLSARDQWEEKDQIVAVFVVTFDTRSGNMVEWCLPHDINLDGVEFKSIASGSHRIANDFIYFRKGCYFGLACFANLPVESELERGARMKSVGILSPSYTLLYRYMHFLENQVRHQLKCPGQYSPLEAFYEDKKAILPPTGNGLVTACPTWGVTTINRCMHPEMKITHPAGCMSQFIQFFGEQIMVLWKFALLRKRILIFSPPPVGVVCYRVYCCCCLANVSLPGIGVSVPELRPFFYINVADITALETELSFVACTTEKIFEEKKELYDVYIDNQNVKTHRSHLQPLLRLNAADKEKYRKLSEQRQMLLYSQEVDGDCTSNEEDLFILFFMELNNRIFQTLSDVAGSTDPTLTTEHVRAMGLDPQGDRSFLVDLLEVYGIDVTLVVDNLCCP from the exons ATGGTGAAGCAGTCGGACCGAGCCCCGCTGCTGGACTGGGAGGAGATCCCACCACCGTATCCGAACCAGGCGGCCCCCCCGCCGCCGCCGCCTGCGCCGCCGAGGGAGGAGGACGCAGCGGCGGAGAAAAGTTGGCAGCCAGCTGGGCGCCGTACACCGACGGGGACCGCGGCTGGCACTGGGTGGAGCACCGCGGCCACCACCATCACCTGCAGCCCGACGACGAAGAGTGTAACAGCTGTTGTTGCCAGCAGGAACGGAAGCCCGGGCCGTCCGCGGACAGAGCTCTCCGGGCACAGGTGGGATCGCCCGGAGCCTCTCATCGGTACGGATCGTAATGTTCCCTTCCCCGGCCTCTCGGCGAGGGACCAGTGGGAGGAAAAAGACCAGATCGTGGCTGTGTTTGTGGTTACCTTTGATACAAGATCAG ggAATATGGTAGAGTGGTGCCTGCCTCACGACATCAACCTAGACGGAGTTGAATTTAAGTCAATTGCCAGCGGTTCCCATCGGATCGCCAACGACTTTAT ATATTTCCGTAAAGGCTGTTACTTTGGGCTGGCTTGTTTCGCTAACCTGCCTGTGGAGAGTGAGCTGGAGCGAGGAGCCAGGATGAAGTCTGTGGGAATTCTGTCTCCCTCCTACACTCTGCTTTACCGCTACATGCACTTCTTGGAGAACCAAGTCAG ACACCAGTTAAAGTGTCCGGGCCAGTACTCTCCCCTGGAGGCCTTCTATGAGGATAAGAAGGCCATCCTCCCCCCGACAGGAAATGGTCTGGTCACTGCTTGCCCAACCTGGGGCGTGACCACCATCAACCGCTGCATGCACCCAGAAATGAAG ATCACCCACCCAGCTGGCTGCATGTCCCAGTTCATCCAGTTTTTCGGGGAACAGATAATGGTGCTGTGGAAGTTTGCGTTGCTGAGGAAACGGATCCTCATCTTCTCCCCTCCGCCTGTAGGTGTGGTCTGCTacaggg TGTATTGCTGTTGCTGCCTGGCCAATGTCTCTTTACCTGGAATCGGTGTCTCTGTGCCTGAATTACGGCCCTTTTTCTACATCAATGTAGCCGACATCACTGCCCTGGAAACAGAGCTGTCATTCGTGGCCT GCACCACAGAGAAGATTTTTGAGGAGAAGAAGGAGCTGTACGACGTCTACATTGATAACCAGAATGTGAAAACGCACAGAAGTCATTTGCAGCCGCTGCTCCGACTGAATGCAGCAGATAAGGAGAAGTACAGGAAACTGAGTGAACAGAg GCAAATGTTGCTGTACTCTCAGGAGGTGGATGGAGACTGCACGTCAAATGAAGAGGATCTTTTCATTCT GTTCTTCATGGAGCTGAATAACCGCATCTTCCAGACCCTGTCAGATGTAGCAGGGAGCACTGACCCCACCCTCACCACCGAACACGTGAGGGCCATGGGGCTGGATCCCCAGGGTGATCGCTCCTTCTTGGTCGACCTGCTGGAGGTTTACGGTATTGACGTCACGCTGGTCGTAGACAACCTCTGCTGCCCCTGA